TTCCGAGTAGATCTCTTCCCATACGAATGGGTGTGATTTACTGACCTGGATAATAAGTTGGAGGCTACTTTTTGCACATGAAACTAAAGCTGTCATGGCCGTTGGTTAGAGACAGTCAAAACAACTATCATGATTATCTTTACCCCTAAAAATAGTCAGACAAACATTGCAAAATGTTTGGTGAAATTTAACTGAGTTAGGCTCTCGGAAATACAGCTTTATTGGACAAAGAATATATGAAATACATGCATTGCATATGTATGATGTTCCAACAGAAGGGTAAAGTTGATTGATTCTTGATAGTATGACCTGAATATATCACTCATGAATTCATTAATGTTCCCCGTTGCAATGCATAGTCACTCACCTAGCAAAGGTGATGCTTTGTACTAGTAGAAGCTTCTCGTTTTTTAAAGGGTTAAACCCTAGCCGACATGACCCGCCTGGCTCAATATCGCACCTCTATTGGTGGTGCCAAAACCCTAAGCAAATTCCCCAAATCTTTTGTTGTTTCTATTGATTGACTGAATGTGAGGAGCAATAGTAGATCAATAGAGGTCTAACATATGGAAAAGGAAATGAAGATAAGTCGGTAAAAGTTTCAAAGTGTTACATCTAATTTTTTATAATATCACATGAAGCCGGGAAAAAGGAAAGCGAACTCAATGGAGAAACTACATAGGAGACCTATCCGGAGTGAACATTGCATGGACGCCACCGGCTGCATCTTAGCGCCTTGTTGTTCAGAAGAAGGACCCCCTGATCTGGGTGGTGATGGAGGTTAGCACTGGCCGTTTAGGTGTAGGTAGCATAGTAGCACGTGACGGCATATCACAACTCAGGAAATTCGCTAGGTTCTCTATTTGTCAAACGGACTGTAGATCACATGATGGTACCTATTGGTAACAAGTGTGCCGGCCCATTTATTTTCAGTGAGatacaaaacataatgcaacatacAACAACAATCTCGAGGATAGTAGAAGGCCTGGATTTTGAGAGCATCTGAGCTCGTGCTCAAAAATGAATTTTTGTTCCCACGTCCATATATGCATTGAGAGAAACAAGGAAACAAACCGCAACACTCACATTCCTGCATGCATGCCTCCACAAATGGGTTACCACGTACCTTGTGGGGCTCTCGCGACCTCATATCCATTGTTGACCTCTTATGACCTCACATTCATGGGAGTGATTTCCTGACCTCACATTGTCTCTATAAAGCCTATTGCCACTATGACTCATGTGTCTCCACCATTTCAAATCCTCCGCGCGCCTAAGGGACCACTTGAGGAATTACTTACAAATGGCCAACGGAAAGTATGCCGTGGCTATGTTATTTCTCACCACTATTGTGGCCGTGGCGGCCATAAGGCCAGCCGACACCTATGGCGCCGCGGAGGAGAACACATTGAAGATGGCTCCCCCCAACAGGAAAGGAGTTGACTCTACCTTAGTAGCTACACATATTGTTGTCGCcgagaagcccatcaagaaggccGAAATCGCCACGACACCTGAAGAGGCCGCGACTGCCAAGCAAGATGGAGCAAAATCTGCTTCTGCTGCATCAAAGTACAATGCCATCTCTCAGCAGGAAACTAGTAAAGGTTCTTCTACCTCCCCCGTCAAGAAAGAAGCCGCCGCTACTTTAGCCGCTACGCATTATACTGCCGCCGAGAAGTCCATCAAGAAGGCCGAAACTGCCAGGACCCCTGAAGAGGCCGCGGCTGCCAAGCGAGATGCATCAAAGTCTGTTGCTGATGCATTGAAGTTTGGCGCCATCTCTCGGCAAGCAGCTGGTACAAGTTCTTCTACCTCCCCCAACAGAAAAGAAGCCAGCAATGACTTAGCAGCCATGCACATTGCTGCTGCCAAGATGTTCACCAAAAAGGCTGAAACTGCTACCACACCTGAAGAGGCCGCGGCTGCCAAGAGAGCTGCAGCCAAGTCTACTGCTGCTGCATCCAAGTATGGTGTCATTTCTAAGCAAGCAGCTCGTACAAGTTCTTCTACCTCCCCCAAGAGGGAAGAAGTTGTCGAGAAGTCCATCAAGAAGGCTGAAACT
This genomic stretch from Hordeum vulgare subsp. vulgare chromosome 6H, MorexV3_pseudomolecules_assembly, whole genome shotgun sequence harbors:
- the LOC123403164 gene encoding neurofilament heavy polypeptide-like, with protein sequence MANGKYAVAMLFLTTIVAVAAIRPADTYGAAEENTLKMAPPNRKGVDSTLVATHIVVAEKPIKKAEIATTPEEAATAKQDGAKSASAASKYNAISQQETSKGSSTSPVKKEAAATLAATHYTAAEKSIKKAETARTPEEAAAAKRDASKSVADALKFGAISRQAAGTSSSTSPNRKEASNDLAAMHIAAAKMFTKKAETATTPEEAAAAKRAAAKSTAAASKYGVISKQAARTSSSTSPKREEVVEKSIKKAETATTSEDAMAAKKEATKSTTAESKYGVISQQKASVSSSTSPSRKEAATTLAGVHIAAPEKSIKKAETATTPEEAASAKKEDPAKPVADAMKYGAMSQQAAGQNGA